The following is a genomic window from Pseudomonas purpurea.
CTTATCAGTATTAGTTAAATTTGGATTTGTAATAGAGCTATGAGAGCGATACAAAAAACAACTTAAGTACCTTGTAAGCGTCATATAATTATCAGCCCGGCCCAGCGCCGGGCTTCTTGTTTCTGCACGACTTGGTCTCACTTCCTCAGGCCATCATAGGCCTGCTCACACGTCACTCCCCTGCTCCGGCTTTAGTCGGCATCTGCCATCACTGGCACGCACCAACCGCTGCCACCAACACCCGCTCGTACCCGATCCTCTGCCGACGCTCTGCCAGGAGCGCACGCACCTTCAGCTCCAGGCTGTCGGCCTTCTTGAGGCCATCAGTAGCCCAGACTGGCACCGGAACCGCCGACACCCTGCACAGTACTTGCACTGGTACCTCTACGCGGATGGTCCGCACCTCCGGCTCCCGGATGCGCACCCGGCCAGCACCACCTTCGCGCTGCGGGCATCAGCTTTGCTTGCTGCTAATCGGTGGTCTAAGGTGGGCAGAAATCTATAGGGGTTCACCATACGCCTCACGAACCTAAAGCGAACTCAGCAACCTTGTCGATGTAGACGCTAGGCTTAATGGGGAGTTAAATTTTGTTGCTACGAAAACTTCTACCTTTCTGCTTTCTATTCACAGGTGCAGCCAACGCATCCTATGTGATGCAGTGCACTCTTGATGGTGTCGTTGTCTCAGAGCCTAAGATCAAACCCTCGTACTTGCGAAACGGTCAGGGGCACGAGATAGAGCGGGAGGTAATGCGATTCCAGTTCGCTGTTCAGGCGGCATCAGCCGCTGCTCGCGCTGACAGTGATTGTGGCCGGACACTCGGGGGCAAGACTATAGCGGTGCTTCTCAATGCTAGTTATTCGAGGGCAAAAAACATTCGGAAAAATGATCGACTATCGATCAACTATCTGAAAAAGTCAGATCGTGGGATGCCCGAGAGAATTTCGTTCTCCTTGCCAGACTAAGTTTATGGCACAGCCCCGCGCCGGGCTTTTTGCTTCCTCCCCTACCGACACACCTCCTGCACGTACCGCTGCAACCCCCTTAGGGCAGCTTGGTCGGCGATAATCCCGGCGCGGATATCGAAAACAGTTCGTCCAGCAGTTGGAGCGAGTTCGATGGTGACTGCATTGCCCAAGCTGGCGGTGCTGGTGGTACCGGACACGTCGCCGCCACCGGCACTACAACTGCCCGCGATGCGCAGCCTGCGAGCAGAGTCGTCAGCAGCACGGCGTAGCCTTTCGTTTTCAGCGAGATCACTGGCTTTCTCCTTGGTTGCTTTGGCATCGTTGTCGGCCCGAGCCTGCTCGGCAGCCTGCTGCTTCTCCAGTGCCTGACGGGTTTGGGTGTTCGCGGCGTTGCCAATAGCGGTCAGATCGGACTGGTGGGCAAGATTCAGATCTGCCAACTGTTTCCCATAGCGCCAGGCGTCCACTTTCCATGTGGAAAAAACGGAACACCCCACCAGCACGACCACGCCGACCAGCCGCCACGCCCCGGCATTCACAGCAGCGCCCTGCGCACCCCTTCCAGCAGTACCGGCTCCGGATAGGCGTACCCGGCGTTTTCATGGCGAATGATCGCCTTGACGAAGCCCTGCATCACCGCCGAGGTGGTCAAGTCGACTTCAGCGCCCGGCCGGGTGCCGGTGCTCGCTTCGACGGCGCGCACATACGCCGCCGTGTTGTTCTCGTTGGTCGGCGCCCAGCGGCCGATGAGCGCCGCCACGGTCTTCAACTGGTGCTTGCGCTGGTAGGTCAGCAGCAGCTTGCCTAGGGCACGAATGCCGTTCTCGGCGCTGTCGAAGCGGGCAAAGCGTGGTTTCGGCACGCCGACTTCCAGGCCGAGCTGGCCCTGCCAGGCGTTACGCGGGCTGTAATCGATGTTTCCGGGGTTTTGGTTGCGCACTCCGCGCGTTTCGGTGATCGGCATACTGTTCTCCAGGCATAAAAAACCCGCTCAAAGGCGGGCGTG
Proteins encoded in this region:
- a CDS encoding lysis system i-spanin subunit Rz; translated protein: MNAGAWRLVGVVVLVGCSVFSTWKVDAWRYGKQLADLNLAHQSDLTAIGNAANTQTRQALEKQQAAEQARADNDAKATKEKASDLAENERLRRAADDSARRLRIAGSCSAGGGDVSGTTSTASLGNAVTIELAPTAGRTVFDIRAGIIADQAALRGLQRYVQEVCR
- a CDS encoding structural protein codes for the protein MPITETRGVRNQNPGNIDYSPRNAWQGQLGLEVGVPKPRFARFDSAENGIRALGKLLLTYQRKHQLKTVAALIGRWAPTNENNTAAYVRAVEASTGTRPGAEVDLTTSAVMQGFVKAIIRHENAGYAYPEPVLLEGVRRALL